TGATTATAGAAGTGTGTAGAGAGCAATTTGGCAGCATTCACGACATCGAACCATCCGTGATTAAGCGCATGGCAAAAGATTGGCAAGAATAACCCGCTATTTCTGGCTAATGAGTTAACGCAAAGAACGAAGAAAAATTAGGTAATACACAATTATTAGGTAGTACACATGGCAAAGCGATCGGCTATCGTCGATATGACATCTTACGGCATCTACACGATGTGGGATTCTAAATCTAAAGATCTTCCCAAAATCCAAGAGTTCACCACCATCGTTGATGCCGAAATTGACGTAGAGTTTGGTTATATTCTGAATATTAAAAAAGCCAAAGGCGAAAAGATCCGCTACTGCATTTATCACCCGAACATCACCACAGACAAAGGCGAAGTGCTAGAACCATTCGATGGGGAAGAGTATGTCGGCAACAACGATTGGGATTTCTATCTAGGTGATACTATTTGGGCCCCTGTATCGAATAAAATCGGTAAATGGAGAATGACGGTCGAACTGAAAGGCAACATCATTGCAGATAAAACTTTCGATCTGGTCGCGAAAGATGAAGGTCAGTTCTGGAAACGTAGAGGTTTCTAGGTTCGAACTTCTGGCTAAATTCAGACAACAAAAAGCCGAGTCACATGTGAACTCGGCTTTTTGATATGAGTCAGTTAGTAGTGTACACCTATCTCACAAGTAAGATTATTGTGTTACGTAAGCCATAACAAACTCAGTGATTGAGACCATGTCTTTCACTGCAATATACTCTTCAGTGGTGTGAACTTTTGCCATTCCAGTAGAAAGGTTAACGGTTGTTAGACCTTTAGCATTAAAGTTATTTGCATCGCTACCGCCACCAGTACGTTTGGTGTTTGCCGTTACGCCAAGTTTCTCGAATGCCGATTTGATAGAAAGAATATGCGGGTGATCGTCTGCAATCACGAATGCATCATAAGCACGAGTTGATTCGATTTCCACTTCGGCGCCAAATTGCTTCGCGCTTGCTTCGAATGTCGAAATCATATGCTCAACTTGAGCAGTTAGCTTCTCACCGTTCAGTGAACGCGCTTCTGCTACTACTTTAAGCTCCGGCATTACGATGTTCGTCGCTTGACCACCTTCAACAATACCCACGTTTGCTGTTGTTTCTTCATCGATACGAAGCAGGTTCATCTTGGTGATTGCGTCTGCAGCTACTTGAATTGCGCTAATGCCTTCTTCTGGTGCCAAGCCAGCATGAGCCGGGCGGCCTTTGATTGTCGCGGTTACCTTCTGTTGACCTGGTGCAGCATTTACGATCGTACCAATCGGGCCACCTGTATCTAGAACGATAGCGTGCTCAGATTGAATGTAAGACATATCGAAATTCAGAGAACCGAATAAACCGCCTTCTTCGAATACTGTGAATGCGATTTCAATGGTTTTGTGCGCTTGTCCTTCAGCTTGAATGCAACGAACCGCTTCCATGATAGCTGCGATACCAGACTTGTCGTCGCCACCTAGAATTGTGTTGCCTTTTGAACGGATGATGCCGTCTTCAATGATTGGCTCAATGCCGATACCTGGCGTTACTGTGTCCATGTGGCAACTGAATACTGTGCTGCCTGGAAGAGTGCCATCTAGACGAGCGTAGATGTTGAAACCATTCGACACTTGTGCAGGAACGGCCAGCTTATGTACGTCAAAGCCGAGTTCACCTAGCTGCTCAGCCAGTGCTTCCGCGATGGCTTTTTCGTTGCGTGATTCACTATCGATTTTCACAAGATCGCAGAAATGGTCGACAAGACGTTGTTCATTAATTTGGGTCATTGTTAATTCTCATTATGTTTCCGCTCATTCGTCAGAAGTCACGGCTAAGGAACAGGAAAATCACTATAACGCCAATGTGCCAGATGAATGACTGAGTTAAATCAAAAAGTTGCCTGATTATTCTAATTAGTCAGAATAACCTTGTTCAGTTCGTCGAACTGATAACATTTTAATCTGTGTAGGCCTCGTGTATAATTAGTTTCTAATATGGATAAACAGCAGTGATATGGTCTTTCAATTTGTAACGGTCTTAATACATGAATAAAAACAACGTTTTAGGTTCATTTCTACTCGTTGTGACAATGAGTGCCATATTCGGGCTTTATTTGCTGTATCCGCTCAATGATGTGGACTTTAGTCCTCCTCAAGCCGACAGTACTTCTGCCTACACTCCAGAAAAAGAACTCTCTCAAACTGAATATGGAAAAAAGTTAATTCATATTCTCGGTTTGTCACGCAGTTCCCCATCTGTTGCAAAACATCAACTTGATCTACTTCGGCCGCCCACTGGCATTAATGACAAAGCAATATACCAAGCTTATCGACTTATGATTTTGTCGAATGTCGCTCAACATCAACGAGATGCCGACGCCGTGATGTCCTACGTAGAGCAAATAAAAACGTTGTCTGAGCATGAAGATATGTTGTGGTTGAAGTCAGAATCATTGGTTGAATCTGCGATTGAATATCTCAAGAAAGGGGAACTTGCAATCGCTGAAATTGAAATTCGATCCGCGATAAGCATTGCTGAATCTATTCGTTATGATCAGTTATTGGTTAAAGCGTATAACACCGCGGGAGCGATTAATAACGTGCGAAACGACTTGCAAGACGCTCAGTACTTTCTCTATAAAGGGCTGCAACTTGGCAAGCAGTATCCAACGCATATTTATAATAGCAAGCTTATGTCGAACATGGCGCTGCTCTACATTTATTTAGAGGATTGGCCTAAAGCCCTGCGTATTATCGAGAAAGCAAAAAAGCTCTATTTTAACAGTGGCTTACTTGAAGATGACGCGATTGGCATCCTTTACATAAACGAGTCATTTGTGTATTTAAGCAGTGGCGATGTGACTAATGGCCGAATTGCTTATGAAAAGGCAAAAGCACTCGATAGCAAAAAAGTCACTGCTCGATACAAAATCTTATTACTGAGAACCTACAGTGATGTACTGCTATCAGAGGGCAATTTCAGCAAAGCATTACAAGTGGCTAATCAATGTCTTCAAGCGCCGAATATTAAGAAGTACACGTTTCAAAACGGGCAGTGTTACCTAAGCCGCGCGTTAGCAAATATTGGACTAGATCAAGATAACGCCATATTGGATGATCTTGAACGAGCACTTGTAATCTTTGAAGTGGTTGGGAGCAGAAGTTGGAAGGTGCTAGGCTTAAAAACACTGGCTGAATATTACGAATCTCAGGGCGCCCTTGATACTGCACTGAGTTACTACAAACAATATTATCATGGCAACAAAGCGTTATTGTTTGATAAAAGGCAGAGTGACATTTTCTTACTAGAACAAGACAATGCAAAGAAGACACTCGCTAACGAAAATGAATTACTCAATACAGAAAAAGACCTCAACGAGTTGCTGCTTCAAAAGGAACAACTGAGAAACAGAATTGTGGTGACATTGATTATAATGGTCAGCATTAGTGCTGGATTACTGGCGATTAGGCTTCGCAGCACTCAAAGTAAAAATAAAGCGCTGGTCACTCAATCTACGACGTGTGCGCTAACGGGTCTATACAACAGACGCTATCTAGAGCAGTTGTTAACTCAGCCAGTATCTTTTAATGCTTCACGGTTTGGAATCAGTCTAGCTATTCTAGATCTTGACCACTTTAAGCGCGTTAATGACACCTTTGGACATGATGTTGGTGATGAGGTTTTAGTGGAAGTCGCAAGGCGAGTAAAGCAACACTTATTTCCAAATGACGCAGTGTCTCGCTGGGGTGGTGAAGAATTTGTTATACTGCTGTCTGGTTCCATTGATCCTGAGCAACAGTTGAACGTTATCCGTTTAGCCATTTCCGAAACCCCCATTGATACGCAATCCGGCTCTTTAGACCTCACCACGTCGATAGGGGCGTCGATTGGTATTGCTCATGAGCAACTCAATCAAGATACTTACAAGAAGTACCTCAAAGCTGCGGATGATGCATTGTATCAAGCGAAAGAGTCGGGTAGGAATCAAGTCATCATCGCTGAAAGTTAATCGCTAATCAGGAAACAAAAAGTCATTCTGCTCTTCGTGAGATAAGAATGGCTTCTGGAACACTCTGAGATCGCTAGTATCAAAATTTGAGTGAGAAGTAGGGTTTACTTAGCGATATGTCGAGTTTATCTATATCAACATTTTCTATATGAGTTATTTAGCGGCACCTTGCAGCATTTCAACCAGTTCGCCCTCTGTAGCCGGTTCTCTTGATAGTTCATAGTGATTACAGCATTCAAAGGTCGTGATTCTGGTTGGCAACTCTCGCTCTTTTGCTTGCCACGTGAGGCTTTTCTACATACGCTAGCCACTATCTTAATCCCTATACAGACGTGATTGTGTTGGAAAATGACTAATATCTTTATCGTTGTAATTGTTCTGGTTGTGTTCTTTTACTTTATCCAAAAGTATCTAGTGAAGCATGATGACACCAAAGATCATGCTTATCAGAAAAAAGGGTCGTTGATGTCGGCGCAACAGGCGACATTTTATAACGCACTTAAATCCGCTGTGGGCAATCATGGTGAAGTGTTTGCTAAGGTCAGCATGTCGAACGTTCTTGTCCCCGCTAAGGCTAATAACAAGAAGAATTGGTTTATCGCCAACAACAAAATCTCACGTAGCTACTTTGATTTTGTGGTCTGCGACCCGCGAACGTTAGAGCCTCGCGTGATTATTGAACTTGATAACGGCAAAGAGCTCAACAAGGGAAAGGCCGATCGAGAAAAGCTACTGATTCACGTGTGTAAATCGGCAGGCTTACCACTGATTGGTGCATCTATTAAACACAGCTATCAAGTGAGCCGTTTGAAGCGGTTACTGGCGGCACACATCGATTTAATTGAACCATCAAAAGAAGTTCGATTCTGTAAAAAATGTGGTAGCCCGATGATCATCAAGTTAGCAAGTCAAGGTGACCATAAAGGCCGACGCTTTTTCACTTGTAGCCGCCAGCCGAACTGTACGTATACCGAGAACTACAATGTGGTGTTCGATGTGGATGACGAATAAAGTAAAGTCAGGCTCACATTGAGTGTGATGCAATTCAACTTTATTTACGTTTTTCGTCTAAAAAATCAACGCATTGATGCGAATAAGAGCAAACGGTTGATTCAAGTGTAATTTTAACTTGCACCACGATAAATCAGTCGTTACTATCTTTCTCGTTCTAAAGGAATGCGTCCGTAGCTCAGTTGGTTAGAGTACCGCCTTGACATGGCGGGGGTCGGTGATTCGAGTTCACTCGGACGCACCATTCCTTATTTATTTTATTGCATAACTATTGATTTTGTCACGATGGTAGTAATAAGAAATTAGAACATCGCCCGCTTAGCTCAGTTGGTTAGAGTACTTGCATGACATGCAAGGTGTCACTGGTTCGAGTCCAGTAGCGGGCACCAAATCCAAAAAGAGCCCACCTAGTGTGGGCTTTTTTGTACCTGTAATTCCTCCTCTTAACAATCTTCCTCTTATCTTGTTATTTCTATCCTCGTTGTAAACACAAATGACACCTTGTAGCGAGTGTGGCAGACCGATGAGCAGTATAACTAACGAATGCATTAACTAAGAGTGCGGAGATATACGGCCATTGTGCAAGCGTTGTGGCAGTGAAATGAAGTTAAGAAATGAGAAGTACGGTAAGTTTGGGAGTTGTTCGACTTATCGAAAAAATGCAGATAAAAATTGTGGTTATACACTTAACGTACCGCTAACGAACTTTGAATGGGCTAGCACATGAAAGTTGGCAAACTTGTACAGTCATTTCTACCTAAAGTTATCGAGTACTGTGAGCAAAATGATCACACGGAATTAGAAAGACTTTGCGATGCTGATTATTCTAAACAAACATTTAATATCAACTTTTCATTCTTGGTTGATAAAAATGACCTTCCTCCTGAGATATCAAAGCGATACTGGACAAATATTTATTTGGTGCGAGGTAAAACGATACGCGCTTGTAGCCAGTGGATTGAAAGAGACACCGTTTACTTTATTGATTACCTCAAACGAATAGGCATTGAGTATGATGAATCTCAGCTTGAGGGTTTGTTATTAGACGCGAAAGTAACGTCTAAGCAAAAAGCCTCCGTTCGAAGTCGTAAAGCAAACAGTCGATACCGTGGAAGTGCGATAGGCAATGCTCAAAACTTACTGGTAAGAAACGTCCTTAGCAACTTGGGCTCAGAGCAGTTTTCAGAAGAGGATTGGCAAGCAACTAAAGCTTATTTTAATCATACATGTGCTTATTGTGGTGAGGCGAAGGAATTAGTCATTGAGCATGCGATCCCCATCAATAAGGTCTATTTAGGAGAGCATAAACTTGGAAATTTGGTTCCAAGCTGCAAAGAGTGTAACAGTGCTAAAGCGAGCAAAGATTTTCGAGAGTTTCTTGACGGGAGTGACGATAAAATTGCAGTTATTGAGTCGTATATGGATAAACAGAACTATGTGCCACTAGAGAACAATGAACAAGTTAAGATGATCCTTGAAATGGCGTATAGAGAAGTAGGGGCCGTAGCTGAGCGTTATATCACGATTATCAATGAGCTGTTTGTACATGAAGACGATAACGATGATGTTTACAAAGGCGTGCTAGAGCAGGCTGAGAATTATAAGAAGAATGGGCAGTCGCTTTAAATTTGATGACACTTGATTTTTATCAATGAGTATTTCAGCCAAAACAATCGTTTTAGCTGAAATACTCGAGTTGAGAGTTAACCTCGAATGATCATTTGCTCGCGTTCAGGGCCTACCGATACCATCACGATTGGCACGCCCATCAACTCTTCGATGCGAGTTACGTAATCTTGTGCTGCTTGAGGAAGGCTCTCAAACGAGCGGCAGTCAGTTATGTCTTCGTCCCAGCCTGCCATATCTTCATATACAGGCTTTAGTTCTGCTGTTTGCGGCCAAATTGGGTTCTCAGTGTGCTCACCTGAGTAAGCCGTACAAATCTTAAGTTCAGACAAACCAGACAGGCAATCTATCTTAGTCAGTGCGATTTCAGTCGCAGCTTGCAGGTCAACGCCGTTGCGTGTGGCTACCGCATCAAAGTAACCCATATCACGTGGGCGACCTGTTGTTGCGCCGTATTCGTTAGAGCTTTCGCGGAAGCTGTCTTGCTCTTCCATTGCAGTTACTAGCGTACCAGTACCCACAGATGAGCTGAATGATTTAGCAACCGCAATAACGCGTTCAGGGCGAAGGGCAGGTAAACCACTACCGATACCCGCGTAGGCTGCGGTAACATTGGAAGATGTGGTCCAAGGATACTCACCGTAAACAAGATCACGACCTGCGCCTAATTGTGCTTCGAACAGTAAATTAGCGCCCTGTGCTTGCAGTGCTTTGAGTGGCTCCGTCACGTTGCAAATGAATGGGCGCCAAGCTTTCGTTACTTCAAGTAGCCATTCTGTCATTTCAGAAGCGGTTTGAGTGAAATCACATTGAGGGTATAGCGCTTTTAGTTGAGGCATTTTCCAATCAAGTAAGAATTGAATGCGCTGCTCTAAAATCTCAGGCTGATTTAACCAACCCACAAGAATGCCTTTCTTCATCACACGATCTCCGTACGCTGGTGCAATACCTTGGCGTGTTGAGCCGTAAGCGCCATCACCTAAACGCTCTTCTTCAAGCGTATCTTCAAGGGCGTGCAAAGGCAGACACAATGTCGCGCGGTCTGAAATCGCCATTTTCACTTTGATACCAGCCGCTTGTACTTCTTCAATCTCTTCAGTTAATGCAGCAGGGCTGATCACCATGCCAGGGCCAAGAATCGCTGTGCAATCAGGATTAAAAATGCCACTTGGTAGCTGGTGCAGTTTGAACGTACCAAAGTCGTTTACTACGGTATGGCCAGCATTGTTTCCGCCTTGAAAGCGAATGCTAGCAGAAGCTTCGTTTGCTAAAAAATCAACGATACGGCCTTTGCCTTCATCGCCCCAGTTAGCGCCTACAACAACAATAGATGGCATAATTTTTCTCCTGACTGATTGAGAAATCATGTTAGGCCTACAAGCTGGATAAGAGAAATTAATTATCTTTATTATCTTGATAAGGATTCCATATATAATGTGGAAAAACACGGAGGGATATGATGCTTGATATTAATTTGTTGAAGACGTTTGTGACGCTAGCGGAATATAAGCATTTCGGGAAAGCGGCGAATGCACTGCACATGACGCAACCCAATGTGAGCTTGCACTTAAAGCAATTAGAGCAACAAACGCGTATTAAGTTGATAGAGAGAAGCCCATTTCAACTGACTCAAGCGGGTGAGAGGTTATTGGAAACAAGCCAAAGAACGTTACTCGAACTACAGATTTGTCAGACGGATCTCAATGCTATAAACGACCTTAAAATAGGGACGTTAACCATTGCTGTAAGTGACATCATTTCTCGGTTCTTGTTGATTCGCCCGTTCCAGAAGTTCAAAGCGCAGTATCCGGGTATCGACCTTACGCTATTGAATACCACGTCATCTCAAGCATCGAGTTTGGTTAAGAATGCTCAAGCCGATCTTGGTTTTGTTATTTCCAAAGAGCAACAGAATGAGTCACTGCATTTTGTTGAGCTTCAGGAGTTATCATGGTGTGCACTTGGCGATGGGTTTGAAGTCCAAATTGCGGATAATCATAAAAAAAATGATGCTAAGGAGGCTGAGTCTGATACAGAGCTAACTTTGATTCTGCTTGGCCACGATACAAGAACTCGTGATTTTATCGATGAAGGTCTGCCAAGCCTTAATTTATCTAATTACAGGGTGATGGAAGTAGGGAGTGTTGACGCCCAAATCGACTGGGCAGAAGCGGGGTTTGGTGTCGCCATCATTCCTGAATTTGCGATATCCACCAAACAGTATTTGAAGTCGAAAATTACACCACTTACCGGATTCTCTAGCACTAGCCTAGGCTATGTCGTTAGACAAAACCAAGTCTTGTCTAAAGCGACCAAGCAACTATTAGGCTGGGTTGATGAGGAAATAAACTGCTCTGATGAGTCAAAATAAGAGCATAAAAATTTTTAGGTAAATAAAGGGCTAAAGTCTTTTGATTCAAAGCTTTGTGTCGTCAATTGTTCAAACCCTATTCAACCCATCAAATTAGACCTGCAAATTTTTAATGCCTTACTAATGTATATGTAACTTATCTGTGTTATTGATAATTTTAATGTTAGCGGGTGGGTTCAAATGCCATTGAGAACGGTGTTGTCGATGAGTTGCATTCGTTTCATGCTCCTAGCTTAATGTTCGCTACAGCTACAGCTAAAAAGAATGAAACAGCACGAGTTATACCACGAGAGCTAGATAGTAAAATACACATAAAAACTTAGATACCCATAGTTAGATTAGTCAAGACGAGTTACCTATATGAACATAAAGAAAAAGCTCTATTCACTGGGAATGTTTTCCATCTTCGGCATGATTTCATTGCTGTTTACCACTTCACAATTTGCAGACACAACCGCTCAGATGAGCCAGGCTAAGCAGATTACCAAAGAACTCGAAGTTCGTTTGCTCAACCTGCGCCGTAACGAGAAAGACTTCTTGTTACGTAGCGATTTGAAATATCTCGACAAGTTCGACACTAACTACAACAAATTCTTAGCGTCTGAAGCGCAACTCAACGTGGTACTTAGCGATTTAGGCTTGGTCAACAGCACACGCTTACGACAAGACATTGAAACGTACTACACAAGCTTTGTTCAACTGGTAAAAGCGAATGAAGTTATTGGATTAGCACGTGATAAAGGTTTGCTCGGGCAGTTTTACGCACAATTGGACAACATCAGCGCAACAGCCAATACGGAACAAAAAGTCGAGCTATACCGATTTAATGACCTGATTGAAAAGGGGGAATTCGATCCAAGCGTGCTTACCGTGAATTCGAGCGCATTGTTAGATGCTGCAAAGCAAGTAGTCGCGCAGAAGCGAGTTATTGGCTTAAAGCACAATGAAGGTCTGTTGGGGGAAACACGTTCTGCCTCTCACGCTATTGAAAATCAATTTTCAGAGTTCTCAGAAGTACTTGATCGAGAAGCTCAAGAAGAGATGGATCAACGCTCTTTGATAAACAACATCCTGTGTATCACACTACTGTTGACTATCATTGTGTTCAGCTGGTTAATCGTGCGTTCTATCATTGGTAAGATTGAATCTTTACTCGCGGTTATTAGAAATATTGTGGATTCTAACGACGTGTCAATTCGTTCGCACCTCGACGGCCAAGACGAACTCGGAAAACTAGGGCAATACTTCAACCAACTGCTTGACCAACTAGAGAGTTTGATCGCCGCATCTCAATCTAAGTCACTTCAACTGACACAAAGTACGTCTAACATGCATGATGAGTTGGTGTCGGTCATTAAACAGTTTGAAGTGCAAGCAAATCACACCTCAACGATGACAGCATCAGTACAAGAAATGGTGCTAACTATCGGTGAAATCTCAGAGAGCACATCGGTCGCCGCAGAAGGTGTACATCAAGCTAAAGTTAATGCCGATAAAGGACGCGAAGTCGTGGTAGATACCATTGACAACATCACACGTTTGTCTGAACGCCTTTCAAGCAGTCAAGATTCCATTAGTTCGTTGAACCATCATGTTGATCAAATTGGTGATGCGGTGAACATCATCCAAGGCATTGCAGAACAAACCAATTTACTGGCATTGAACGCAGCAATTGAAGCAGCGCGAGCAGGGGAACAAGGGCGAGGCTTCGCCGTTGTTGCCGATGAAGTTCGAGCACTCGCAAGCAGAACGCATCAGTCAACAACGGAAATCACCAGTGTAGTAACCGCAATCCAAAGCCAAATGCATGCCTCGATGACCGAAATTGGCGAATGCAACCAGCAAGGGCAACTGACGTTAAAAGATTCAGAAGAGTTAGACGGAAGCTTACAATTAATCTTGAGTGATATGGAAAGCATACAAGGAAACTCCGAGCGTATTGCTTCTGCTATTGAAGAGCAGGGTGCCGTAATGGCACAAGTGAGCGATTCGATCACGGAATTGAATACTATCTCTAACGACAACAATGCATCAGCTCAACACTGTTTAGTTGAAGTTGATAAAGTAGCTGAACAAGCCAATGATATGGATAGGGCGGTCGCGCAGTTTAAGACGTCATAGCTCGCTCTGATAGAGAAGCGATATTCAACAAAACGTTGTATCGCAAGCAAGAACTAAAAGGCGCAGTTTATCTGCGCTTTTTTATGCTCGAAACAAATACTAAAGGCTAATTTGACAAGATGAAAATGACAGGGAAGTGACGTTATAGAATGAAAAACAGTGCCATTTTGATCTTAATGGTAGTAGTAGCAGCAGTAACAGAGGGGGATAGTGGGAAGCTGTTGAGTTTTCTAAATCAATAACGACTGTAAAAGAAGAATAAGGCATTCCAAAATGGCCTTAAGTATATGTGAAATCGACCTAAAATGATGACAAACTGTCTATAAAGTAGCGTATCAACTTAATTAGATCGAGGGCCACATTTTCAATTGGTGGTTAAGCCTCAGAAGGGAAAAAGACAAATGCATTACGATGTATTCAATGGAGATGCAGATGGCATCATCGCGTTATTACAGCTGCGTTTAAGCGAGCCAAAAGACAGTGTGTTGATCTCAGGTGTAAAGCGAGACATTAAATTAGTGTCTCAAGTGGTCACTCAAATGGTCGAGCAGGGAAATGTTTCGTCTGTCGCGGTATTGGACGTATCCATGGAGAAAAACCTATCAGCGTTACACAATCTGTTAGATGCCAATATTGATGTATTCTATTGCGATCACCATCGCACGGGAGAAGTTCCGAGATCTCAGCACCTGGAGACTCTTGTTAATACAGCGCCAGAGTGCTGTACCAGTTTGTTGATAAATCAAAAGCTAAACGGTGAGTATGTAGCATGGGCAATTGCCGCGGCTTTTGGTGATAACCTTAAAACGGTTGCAACACAGTTAGCGGTTGAAAATGGATTTGATGACCCCCAAATCGCTTTTTTGGAAGAGCTGGGTACTTTGGTTAACTATAACGGTTACGGTACGTCATTGAGCGACCTACACTTCACGCCTATTACGCTTTACCAAACTCTTTATCAATATCCAAATCCATTTCACCTTTTGGATGACAAAGACTCCGTGTTTTATCGCTTGCGCGCGGCTTATCAAAATGATCATCAACAATTATCGAACCTAGTCCCAGTATATGAGAGTGAAGCCGTTCGTGTGTTTGAACTGCCGGGAGAGGCTTGGGCAAGACGCATTAGTGGTGTATTTGGTAATGAGATCGTAAATCAAGACTCCCATCGTGCACAAGCGGTGTTAACGAAAAATCAAGATGGTAAATCTTACACGGTGAGCCTGCGGGCACCATTATCAAACAGAACCGGTGCCGATGAAATTTGCTCTAGCTTCGCAACGGGTGGCGGTAGAAAAGCAGCGGCAGGTATCAACCAGCTTAGTGAAGTAGACAAAGCGAACTTTATCTCACTAGTTGAACGCTATTATTGTCCCGGGAGTAGGGTATAGAAAGCAAATGGCGATCTCCCCACAAAGATTGTTTTAATATTCATCTTGTTATCATTGCGAAAGACACACGCTTACGTTTGGTATGGACCGCCAGTTAAATGAATTAACCAATAAAGAAAGCCCCCAATAATTGGTGACCAACTATTGAGGGCAATTCAATTTAGCTGTTGCGTGGGGCTTTCGTTTTAGCTTTTAAACTCACTATGATTTTAAACAAGTAGAGTAAGCGCGTAGGCTTTATACGTTGAATGAGTTGACTAGGCTTTGACACACGTGATCAGTGCATTTCCTGAAATGTTACCCCAAGGCAATAGCTTATCGTAATCGTGTTCGAAGATATGAACATCAAAATAGGGCTCCAATATTTCGATCAACTGTTTGAACGAGAACGCCACCATCGGGTGTTCATCATTCCAAACTTGTGTTTTACCTGCGGTGGTTTTCTCAATCGTGAGTTTTAACGCCTGCTTGCTGCTTTCACCCGAGTAATACCAACCGGAACGGAAAGTAAAATTGTCTTGTTCTTGGTTCGTTGTGTGTCTAACAAACAGGTCGTTGTTGATCTTCTCTTTGTCTACTACATTGAAGCAGAATATACCGCCTTGCTTAAGTGCTCTGTGAACGCTCGCAATGCATTCTTTCAATTTGTCTATGCCGTCGTTGTAATGGATTGAATATAAGAAGCAAGTAATCAGATCCAGAGGTTCAAATACTTCAAAGTTGCTCATGTTCTGCAAAGAGAATTTGGCTTCAGGACAACGTAATTGAGCAATGTCTAGCATAGGTCTATTCAAATCAAGGCCGTTGCTTTGATAGCCAAAATCAATAAAGTGTCGAACATGTGGGCCAGTACCACATCCAAGGTCTAAGTGCGTTTTACCTTCGTTGCCAAAAATCTGATGTAGCCTACGAACGCAGTTACTCTGAGTTTGGTAGTCAATGTCGACGCACATTAAATCGTAGTAACCAGATAGGTCGGTATAGAGTACATTGGCGGACATAGTTACCTGCAGCATTTGCTGAAAAAATGGGGGTGGCGCATGTTAAACTAGTACTCGAAAATAACAAGAAAATATTAGATTAACTTCTCGACTTAAATAGCGATTACGCTCATTTCTAAAACAATTCTCATTGCTCTTCATTCGTAGGTTATAGGTTAT
The Vibrio kanaloae genome window above contains:
- a CDS encoding DUF3859 domain-containing protein; its protein translation is MAKRSAIVDMTSYGIYTMWDSKSKDLPKIQEFTTIVDAEIDVEFGYILNIKKAKGEKIRYCIYHPNITTDKGEVLEPFDGEEYVGNNDWDFYLGDTIWAPVSNKIGKWRMTVELKGNIIADKTFDLVAKDEGQFWKRRGF
- a CDS encoding M20/M25/M40 family metallo-hydrolase yields the protein MTQINEQRLVDHFCDLVKIDSESRNEKAIAEALAEQLGELGFDVHKLAVPAQVSNGFNIYARLDGTLPGSTVFSCHMDTVTPGIGIEPIIEDGIIRSKGNTILGGDDKSGIAAIMEAVRCIQAEGQAHKTIEIAFTVFEEGGLFGSLNFDMSYIQSEHAIVLDTGGPIGTIVNAAPGQQKVTATIKGRPAHAGLAPEEGISAIQVAADAITKMNLLRIDEETTANVGIVEGGQATNIVMPELKVVAEARSLNGEKLTAQVEHMISTFEASAKQFGAEVEIESTRAYDAFVIADDHPHILSIKSAFEKLGVTANTKRTGGGSDANNFNAKGLTTVNLSTGMAKVHTTEEYIAVKDMVSITEFVMAYVTQ
- a CDS encoding tetratricopeptide repeat-containing diguanylate cyclase translates to MNKNNVLGSFLLVVTMSAIFGLYLLYPLNDVDFSPPQADSTSAYTPEKELSQTEYGKKLIHILGLSRSSPSVAKHQLDLLRPPTGINDKAIYQAYRLMILSNVAQHQRDADAVMSYVEQIKTLSEHEDMLWLKSESLVESAIEYLKKGELAIAEIEIRSAISIAESIRYDQLLVKAYNTAGAINNVRNDLQDAQYFLYKGLQLGKQYPTHIYNSKLMSNMALLYIYLEDWPKALRIIEKAKKLYFNSGLLEDDAIGILYINESFVYLSSGDVTNGRIAYEKAKALDSKKVTARYKILLLRTYSDVLLSEGNFSKALQVANQCLQAPNIKKYTFQNGQCYLSRALANIGLDQDNAILDDLERALVIFEVVGSRSWKVLGLKTLAEYYESQGALDTALSYYKQYYHGNKALLFDKRQSDIFLLEQDNAKKTLANENELLNTEKDLNELLLQKEQLRNRIVVTLIIMVSISAGLLAIRLRSTQSKNKALVTQSTTCALTGLYNRRYLEQLLTQPVSFNASRFGISLAILDLDHFKRVNDTFGHDVGDEVLVEVARRVKQHLFPNDAVSRWGGEEFVILLSGSIDPEQQLNVIRLAISETPIDTQSGSLDLTTSIGASIGIAHEQLNQDTYKKYLKAADDALYQAKESGRNQVIIAES
- a CDS encoding DUF2726 domain-containing protein — protein: MTNIFIVVIVLVVFFYFIQKYLVKHDDTKDHAYQKKGSLMSAQQATFYNALKSAVGNHGEVFAKVSMSNVLVPAKANNKKNWFIANNKISRSYFDFVVCDPRTLEPRVIIELDNGKELNKGKADREKLLIHVCKSAGLPLIGASIKHSYQVSRLKRLLAAHIDLIEPSKEVRFCKKCGSPMIIKLASQGDHKGRRFFTCSRQPNCTYTENYNVVFDVDDE
- a CDS encoding HNH endonuclease, whose translation is MKVGKLVQSFLPKVIEYCEQNDHTELERLCDADYSKQTFNINFSFLVDKNDLPPEISKRYWTNIYLVRGKTIRACSQWIERDTVYFIDYLKRIGIEYDESQLEGLLLDAKVTSKQKASVRSRKANSRYRGSAIGNAQNLLVRNVLSNLGSEQFSEEDWQATKAYFNHTCAYCGEAKELVIEHAIPINKVYLGEHKLGNLVPSCKECNSAKASKDFREFLDGSDDKIAVIESYMDKQNYVPLENNEQVKMILEMAYREVGAVAERYITIINELFVHEDDNDDVYKGVLEQAENYKKNGQSL
- a CDS encoding adenylosuccinate synthase; this translates as MPSIVVVGANWGDEGKGRIVDFLANEASASIRFQGGNNAGHTVVNDFGTFKLHQLPSGIFNPDCTAILGPGMVISPAALTEEIEEVQAAGIKVKMAISDRATLCLPLHALEDTLEEERLGDGAYGSTRQGIAPAYGDRVMKKGILVGWLNQPEILEQRIQFLLDWKMPQLKALYPQCDFTQTASEMTEWLLEVTKAWRPFICNVTEPLKALQAQGANLLFEAQLGAGRDLVYGEYPWTTSSNVTAAYAGIGSGLPALRPERVIAVAKSFSSSVGTGTLVTAMEEQDSFRESSNEYGATTGRPRDMGYFDAVATRNGVDLQAATEIALTKIDCLSGLSELKICTAYSGEHTENPIWPQTAELKPVYEDMAGWDEDITDCRSFESLPQAAQDYVTRIEELMGVPIVMVSVGPEREQMIIRG